The genomic DNA CGAGGTCGGCATCCGCCAGCTCGGCGGCGACGTGGTGGTGCTGAGCGGCAAGGACAGCCAGCTCGGGCGCGGCGAGAGCCCGGCCGACACGGCCCGCGTCCTGTCCCGCTACGTGGACGCCATCATGCTGCGCACGGATTCCGCCGGGAAGCTGCGCGAACTGGTGGAGCATGCGACGGTGCCGGTGATCAACGGCCTCACCGACCTGTCGCATCCCTGCCAGATCATGGCGGATGTGATGACCTTCGAGGAGCATCGGGGCCCCATCGCGGGGCAGGTCGTGGCCTGGACGGGCGATGGCAACAACGTCGCCCGCTCCTTCATCCAGGCCGCGGCGCGCTTCGACTTCACGCTGCGCGTCGCCACGCCGCCGGAACTCTCGCCGCCGGCACAGCTGGTGGACTGGGCCCGGGCCGAAGGGGCGCGGATCGAGGTGACGGACGATGCGGTGGCCGCCGTGCGCGGCGCGCGATGCGTGGTGACGGACACCTGGGTCAGCATGTCGGATGAGGAGGACGGCACCGCCGCCCGCCGCCAGAACCTGCTGGCGCCGTACCAGCTCAACACCGCCCTGCTGCGTCATGCGGCACCGGACGCGATCGTCATGCACTGCCTGCCGGCGCATCGCGGGGAGGAGATCACCGACGAGGTGATCGACGGCCTGCAATCCGTGGTCTTCGACGAGGCCGAGAACCGGCTGCATGCCCAGAAGGGCGTGCTGCTCTGGGCTCTGGGCGCCGGCTGAACCCGGGCGAGGGGGTTCGGCCCCCTCGCGATCGCTTCGCTCCCTACCGCCCCACCGTGGGCATCCGCACCACCGCATCCGGATCAACCACCGGTGCGGCGGGTGCCGCCTGCACGGGTGTCGGCGGCGCGGGCGGTTGCGAGAAGGCGGAGGCATTGGTCTGCTGGCTGACCGGTAGCATGCTCGACTGCGGCCGCCGCATGCAGCCCCGGATAATGGGCTCGCAGACCCCGTCCTCGCCCACCATGCGGTCGTTGTTGCCGCTGTAGAAAAGGGCGGCGACCTTGTTGTCCACCAGCCGGAAATTGGCCGTGCAGCTCGATCCGCTGCCGCCGATCGTGTAGCCGCCGCCGATGATCGGCAGCGTCACCTCGATGCCGCCTGTGGAGTCGTTCTTCAGGGCATAGGTGAAGATCTGCGTGTGAGCGTCGATCTTGCTGGTCTTGTCCGGCACCCCCGCGCAGGACTGCAGATCGGCCGCGGTCATGCCCACCATGTTGATCTGCGCCTGATGCGCCGTGTCGGAGGCCCCATAGCCGCAGCTCGCGAGGGCCAACAAGGTAGGGAGGATCAGGGAATGCCGCATGGATGCTCCTGTCAGTTTCGCATCCATTGAGCGCATGCTGCGCTGCGGTGAAAGGCTGGCCTCAGCCGCCTCACGGGCTTCTGAGGCCGGCGGAAACGGAACGATTCGGGTTCCCAACATTGGAAGCCAGGACAACCAAGAGGCGGGGAAAGTGGAGCGGGCGATGGGAATCGAACCCACGACATTCAGCTTGGGAAGCTGACGTTCTACCTCTGAACTACGCCCGCAGCCGAGGTGCCGCCCTTCTACCCTGGCCGCGCGGAGCGGGCAAGAGACCCGCGTGCCGCCGGGCCATCGGCCGTCACATCTCCGCCCAGCGCCGGAGGAGGTTGTGGTAGCTCGCGGTCATCGCCAGCACGCCGGGATGGTCGTCGGGCAGGGAGCGGCGGAGCTCGATGATCCCCATGTCCAGGTCGTAGAGATGGGACCGCTGGCCGTCGTCCTTGATCATGGACTGGCTCCAGAAGAAGCAGCCCCAGCGCGAGCCCCGGGTGATCTCGGTCACGCTGTGCAGGCTGGTGGCCGGATAGACCACCATGTCCCCCGCAGGCAGTTTCACCCGCTGCTCGCCATAGGTGTCCTGCACCACCAGCTCGCCGCCGTCATATTCCTCCGGCGGTGTCAGGAAGATGGTGGAAGAGACATCGGTGCGGATGCGCATGCCCGCGCCGGGCACGAGGCGCACGGAATTGTCCACATGCGCGCCGAAGGTCATGCCCACATCATAGCGGTTGAACATCGGCGGATAGACCCGCAGCGGCAGGGCAGCGGTGGAGAAGAGCTGGCTGCGCCCCAGCGCCCGCAGGACGAGATCGCCCAGTTCGCGCGCCACGGGGGAGTTCTCGGGGATCTGGAGGTTCTTCTTCACCAGGGCCGATTGCGCGCCGGCGGTGGTGCGCCCGTCCTCCCAGGCCGCGGCCTCCAGCCGCTGGCGGGCATAGGCGACTTCCTCGGCCGTCAGGACCTGGGGAATGCGCACGAGCATCGGAGATCACCTCCATCCTTGGCGAAGAGGGGACGCGCCGGGACGGCGGCCCCCGGAACAGGCGAGGAGGCACTCGCGATGCGGCTTCGGCATCGCGGGCACCCCCTGTCTTCCGGCACTCGGGGACCGCCGGCAGGTCGTGCCGGCGTGCCGTATCAGAAGTTCGCCGCCAGCGACACCAGGACGGTGCGGCCCGCTGCCACCACGACGCGGTTGCCGAACAGCGCTTCGTAGTTCCGCGCGTCGGTCAGGTTATAGCCATTCACCGACAGCGTCAGGTTCTGGTTCAGCTTGTGCGACACCAGCGCGTCCAGCGAGAAGTTGGACGGCGCCTCGGCCGTGTTGGCCGCGTTCAGATAGACCTGGCTACGATAGATGATGCCGCCACCCACCGTGACATTGTAGGGCGTGTCGCGCGCGATCTCGTAGGTGGTCCAGACCGAGGCCGCGTTCTTGGGCACGTACTGGACCCGCCTGCCGACATTCGCCGCCGTGGTGGAGGAGCGGGTCTCGCTGTCCATGTAGGTGTAGTTCGCGTTGATTGTCCATTCCGGCAGGATCTTGCCGGTCAGGCCGACTTCGACGCCCTGGTTGCGCTGCCGGTCGCTGGTCTGCACGACCGAGTTCGGGTCGTTCGGGTCCGTCTGCAGCGCGTTGCTCTTGTCGATCCGGTACAGCGAGCCATAGAGGCCGAGGCGCCCGTCGAACAGGCCGAACTTGGCGCCGACTTCATAGATCGTGTTGCGCTCGGGCTCGAAATTGCTGCGGTACTGCGTGACTGAGGCGGGGGTCGTGGTGAAGTTCACGCCCGGCGGGGTCGAGGAGGTGGAGTAGCTGAAGTAGTAGGTCTGGTTCTGCGTCGGCTCCCAGACGATGCTGGCGGTCGGATCGACGAAGTTGTTATTGGCGTTGATGTCGGTGGTCAGCGCCTGGCCCGGCGTCCCGGCCGTGTAGTCGATCTGGTTGCGCGTCCAGCGCAGCCCGCCGATCACCGACAGCTCGGGCAGCAGCCAGAGGCGTTCCCGGGCGAAGAGGGCGAAGTTGGTGGCTTCCGTGTTGCGCTGGTTGTTCGCCGCGCTGCGCGTCAGGCTGAGGCCGTTATCCGGATTCAGGAAGGAGACGGTCGGACGCGTGATCGTGTAGCCGTAGCCCGTGCGGTCGGTTTCCTCGCGCCAGACATCGATGCCGGCGGTCAGCTCGTGCCGCAGGAAACCCGTGTTGAACTTCGCCACGGCGGTGGTGACGTTCTGGATGCCCCAGGTGCTCTGCGAATAGGGGTTGCTGGCGCCGCTGATGGTGATCTGGCTGTCGCGTCCGCGCAGGAGGCTGTCGGCGCAGGTGACAGCGCAGCTCGGGATGGAATAGGCGAAGTCGCGGTCCACCCAGGTGGAGCGGAGGTCGTTGCTCAGCGTCAGCCAGTCGTTGACGCGGTGGCTCAGCCGGGCGGTGATGCGGTCCACCGTCACCTCGTCCCGGTCGGTCTCCACCCCGTACCAGTTGGCGCGGCGCAGCCCGTACTCGGTCGCGGGCCGGCCGATCGTGCGGCCGGTCGGGGTGATGACGGGCACGCCCGCATCCGTCGCCCGGTCATCCTCGAAGTGATAGTATTCGACGGTGAGCGTGGTGTCCTTGCCCAGG from Roseomonas gilardii includes the following:
- the argF gene encoding ornithine carbamoyltransferase; the encoded protein is MSAALRPVRGEGKPSLRHFLDLSDHDSPTLRHMLDLGMRCKRGEMANKPLAGKTVALIFEKPSTRTRVSFEVGIRQLGGDVVVLSGKDSQLGRGESPADTARVLSRYVDAIMLRTDSAGKLRELVEHATVPVINGLTDLSHPCQIMADVMTFEEHRGPIAGQVVAWTGDGNNVARSFIQAAARFDFTLRVATPPELSPPAQLVDWARAEGARIEVTDDAVAAVRGARCVVTDTWVSMSDEEDGTAARRQNLLAPYQLNTALLRHAAPDAIVMHCLPAHRGEEITDEVIDGLQSVVFDEAENRLHAQKGVLLWALGAG
- a CDS encoding Fe2+-dependent dioxygenase → MLVRIPQVLTAEEVAYARQRLEAAAWEDGRTTAGAQSALVKKNLQIPENSPVARELGDLVLRALGRSQLFSTAALPLRVYPPMFNRYDVGMTFGAHVDNSVRLVPGAGMRIRTDVSSTIFLTPPEEYDGGELVVQDTYGEQRVKLPAGDMVVYPATSLHSVTEITRGSRWGCFFWSQSMIKDDGQRSHLYDLDMGIIELRRSLPDDHPGVLAMTASYHNLLRRWAEM
- a CDS encoding TonB-dependent receptor, which translates into the protein MTRSGVRDLVTQGALVAGLAVSASAMAQAQTASPATGSTAPVQSQAPAFSPSPLIIPQVNVEGAAPPNTLRSSTGLDRLPGTVQDTPQTINVIPQELLREQNVTTLDQALRNVPGITSSIGEGNGGVNGDQFRIRGFNAQNDLFVDGLRDFGSFQRDAFTYEQVDVLKGPSGFALGGAGTVGGGVNIISRTPHLGNSYNGVATGGMGPYARATGDVNVQVDESTAVRLNIMGQSSKLVDRDKQDTQRWGIAPSVAFGLGKDTTLTVEYYHFEDDRATDAGVPVITPTGRTIGRPATEYGLRRANWYGVETDRDEVTVDRITARLSHRVNDWLTLSNDLRSTWVDRDFAYSIPSCAVTCADSLLRGRDSQITISGASNPYSQSTWGIQNVTTAVAKFNTGFLRHELTAGIDVWREETDRTGYGYTITRPTVSFLNPDNGLSLTRSAANNQRNTEATNFALFARERLWLLPELSVIGGLRWTRNQIDYTAGTPGQALTTDINANNNFVDPTASIVWEPTQNQTYYFSYSTSSTPPGVNFTTTPASVTQYRSNFEPERNTIYEVGAKFGLFDGRLGLYGSLYRIDKSNALQTDPNDPNSVVQTSDRQRNQGVEVGLTGKILPEWTINANYTYMDSETRSSTTAANVGRRVQYVPKNAASVWTTYEIARDTPYNVTVGGGIIYRSQVYLNAANTAEAPSNFSLDALVSHKLNQNLTLSVNGYNLTDARNYEALFGNRVVVAAGRTVLVSLAANF